The following are encoded in a window of Lagenorhynchus albirostris chromosome 3, mLagAlb1.1, whole genome shotgun sequence genomic DNA:
- the LOC132518092 gene encoding DET1 homolog, with protein MDHHVSTIKPRRIQNQNVIHRLERRRISSGKAGTHWHQVRVFHQNVFPNFTVVNVEKPPCFLRKFSPDGRYFIAFSSDQTSLEIYEYQGCQAAEDLLQGYEGEILSNGNDQRSVNIRGRLFERFFVLLHITNVAANGEHLNRECSLFTDDCRCVIVGSAAYLPDEPHPPFYEVTPEGTFIDVRTIGRFCYEDDLLTVSAVFPEVQRDSQTGMANPFRDPFINSLKHRLLVYLWRRAEQDGSAMAKRRFFQYFDQLRQLRMWKMQLLDENHLFIKYTSEDVVTLRVTDPSQASFFVVYNMVTTEVIAVFENTSDELLELFENFCDLFRNATLHSEVQFPCSASSNNFARQIQRRFKDTIVNAKYGGHTEAVRRLLGQLPISAQSYSGSPYLDLSLFSYDDKWMSVMERPKTCGDHPIRFYARDSGLLKFEIQAGLLGRPINHMVRRLVAFTFHPFEPFAISVQRTNAEYVVNFHMRHCCT; from the coding sequence ATGGATCATCATGTTTCCACCATCAAACCTCGAAGAATCCAAAACCAAAATGTCATTCACCGCCTGGAACGCCGGCGGATCAGTTCAGGCAAGGCAGGCACCCACTGGCACCAGGTCCGAGTGTTCCACCAGAATGTCTTCCCCAACTTCACGGTCGTCAATGTTGAAAAGCCCCCTTGTTTCTTGCGTAAATTCTCACCTGATGGACGCTACTTCATTGCTTTCTCTTCAGACCAGACATCTCTCGAAATCTATGAGTACCAGGGCTGCCAGGCAGCTGAGGACCTACTGCAGGGCTATGAGGGGGAAATCCTGTCCAATGGCAATGACCAGCGGTCAGTCAACATCCGTGGCCGGCTCTTCGAACGCTTTTTCGTCCTGCTGCACATTACCAATGTGGCAGCCAATGGCGAGCACCTGAACCGGGAGTGCAGCCTCTTCACTGATGACTGCCGCTGTGTCATCGTGGGCTCAGCTGCCTATCTCCCAGACGAGCCTCACCCTCCTTTTTATGAGGTGACTCCTGAAGGCACTTTCATTGATGTGAGGACCATTGGCCGCTTCTGCTATGAGGATGACCTGCTCACTGTGTCAGCTGTTTTTCCTGAGGTGCAGCGGGACAGTCAGACAGGCATGGCCAATCCTTTCAGGGATCCCTTCATCAACTCCCTGAAACACCGGCTGCTTGTGTACCTTTGGCGCCGGGCAGAGCAGGATGGTAGTGCAATGGCCAAGAGGCGCTTCTTCCAGTATTTTGACCAACTGCGGCAGCTGCGCATGTGGAAAATGCAGCTTCTGGATGAAAACCATCTGTTTATCAAGTATACTAGTGAGGATGTCGTAACCCTGCGGGTCACAGATCCATCACAGGCATCTTTCTTTGTGGTGTACAATATGGTGACAACAGAGGTGATCGCTGTGTTTGAGAATACATCAGATGAGCTTTTGGAGCTGTTTGAGAACTTCTGTGATCTCTTCCGTAACGCTACCCTGCATAGCGAAGTCCAGTTTCCCTGCTCAGCTTCCAGCAACAATTTTGCACGGCAGATCCAGCGCCGGTTTAAAGACACTATTGTAAATGCCAAGTATGGAGGGCACACGGAGGCAGTACGCCGGCTGCTGGGTCAGCTCCCCATCAGCGCCCAGTCTTACAGTGGTAGCCCCTACCTTGATTTGTCTCTCTTCAGCTATGATGACAAGTGGATGTCAGTCATGGAGCGGCCCAAGACTTGTGGAGATCACCCTATCAGGTTCTATGCCCGGGACTCTGGTCTGCTCAAGTTTGAGATTCAGGCAGGCTTACTGGGCCGTCCCATCAACCACATGGTGCGACGCCTTGTTGCCTTCACCTTCCACCCTTTCGAGCCTTTTGCTATCTCTGTGCAGAGGACTAACGCTGAGTATGTTGTCAACTTCCATATGCGACACTGCTGCACGTAG